From the bacterium genome, one window contains:
- a CDS encoding PASTA domain-containing protein, which translates to MKTVLRKTLLGLVGAVVIVLASSTYWLTAQKAAQVAMPDIQRMQVLEALDVLESRGFENITIKGQDTQDPDEVGVVLEQIPAPRQEVSTTAEISIITGDPVITEGATTCSRRRKE; encoded by the coding sequence TTGAAAACGGTTCTACGGAAAACACTCTTGGGTCTCGTGGGCGCAGTTGTGATTGTGCTTGCCTCGAGCACCTACTGGCTCACTGCACAAAAGGCAGCACAGGTGGCAATGCCGGATATTCAGCGCATGCAGGTTCTCGAGGCGCTGGATGTTCTTGAATCCCGTGGATTTGAGAACATCACGATAAAAGGGCAGGACACCCAGGATCCGGATGAGGTCGGGGTCGTACTTGAGCAGATCCCCGCTCCGCGCCAGGAGGTCTCGACAACAGCGGAGATCTCAATCATTACGGGCGATCCAGTTATTACCGAAGGCGCGACCACATGCTCACGGCGGCGCAAAGAGTAG